A part of Diceros bicornis minor isolate mBicDic1 chromosome 32, mDicBic1.mat.cur, whole genome shotgun sequence genomic DNA contains:
- the HSD11B2 gene encoding 11-beta-hydroxysteroid dehydrogenase type 2, with the protein MERWPWPSGGAWLLVAARALLQLLRADLHLGRPLLATLALLAALDWLCQRLLPPPAALAVLAAAGWIALSRLARSPRLPVATRAVLITGCDSGFGKETAKKLDAMGFTVLATVLELDGPGALELRACCSPRLRLLQMDLTKPADISRALEFTKAHTTSTGLWGLVNNAGHNDVVADVELSPVATFRSCMEVNFFGALELTKGLLPLLRRSKGRIVTLGSPAGDMPYPCLAAYGTSKAAMALLMDTFSCELLPWGVKVSVIQPGCFKTESVLNVGHWERRKRLLLANLPRELLQAYGEDYIEHLHGQFLHSLRLALPDLSPVVDAITDALLAAQPRRRYYPGHGVGLMYFIHYYLPEGLRRRFLQTFFISPCLPRALRPGQPSPSPVQDTAQDADPNPGPSPTAAR; encoded by the exons ATGGAGCGCTGGCCTTGGCCGTCGGGCGGCGCCTGGCTGCTTGTAGCGGCCCGTgcgctgctgcagctgctgcgcGCAGACCTGCATCTGGGCCGCCCGCTGCTGGCGACACTGGCGCTGCTGGCCGCGCTCGACTGGCTGTGCCAGCGCCTGCTGCCCCCGCCGGCCGCACTTGCCGTGCTGGCCGCCGCCGGCTGGATCGCGTTGTCCCGCCTGGCGCGCTCGCCGCGCCTGCCCGTGGCCACTCGCGCGGTGCTCATCACCG GCTGTGATTCTGGTTTTGGCAAGGAGACGGCCAAAAAGCTAGACGCCATGGGCTTCACGGTGCTGGCTACCGTGTTGGAGTTGGATGGCCCAGGTGCCCTGGAGCTGCGTGCCTGCTGTTCTCCTCGCCTAAGGCTACTGCAGATGGACCTGACCAAGCCAGCGGACATCAGCCGTGCACTGGAGTTCACAAAGGCCCACACCACCAGCACGG GCCTGTGGGGCCTGGTCAACAATGCGGGCCACAACGATGTAGTGGCTGATGTGGAGCTGTCTCCAGTGGCCACATTCCGCAGCTGCATGGAGGTGAACTTCTTCGGCGCACTGGAGCTCACCAAAGGCCTCCTGCCACTGCTGCGCCGTTCGAAGGGTCGCATCGTGACTCTGGGCAGCCCGGCAG GAGACATGCCATATCCGTGCTTGGCAGCCTATGGGACCTCCAAAGCGGCCATGGCACTGCTCATGGACACATTCAGCTGTGAACTTCTGCCCTGGGGGGTCAAGGTCAGCGTTATCCAACCTGGCTGCTTCAAGACAG AATCAGTGCTAAATGTGGGCCACTGGGAGCGGCGCAAGCGGCTGCTGCTGGCCAATCTGCCCCGAGAGCTGCTGCAGGCCTACGGCGAGGACTACATCGAGCACTTGCATGGGCAGTTCCTGCACTCCCTGCGCTTGGCGCTGCCAGACCTCAGCCCGGTTGTAGATGCCATCACTGATGCGCTGCTAGCAGCTCAGCCACGCCGCCGCTATTACCCGGGCCATGGCGTGGGGCTCATGTACTTCATCCACTACTACctgcctgagggtctgcggcGCCGCTTCCTGCAGACCTTCTTTATCAGTCCCTGTCTGCCACGAGCACTGCGGCCTGGCCAGCCCAGCCCCAGTCCCGTCCAAGATACAGCCCAGGACGCTGACCCAAACCCAGGCCCTTCCCCAACGGCGGCCCGATGA